Proteins found in one Oncorhynchus gorbuscha isolate QuinsamMale2020 ecotype Even-year linkage group LG15, OgorEven_v1.0, whole genome shotgun sequence genomic segment:
- the LOC123997611 gene encoding serine/arginine-rich splicing factor 10-like, translating to MARYMRPPNPSLFIRNISDESRPEELRREFGRYGPIVDVYIPLDFSTRRPRGFAYIQFEDVRDAEDALHNLDHKWVCGRQIEIQFAQGDRKTPNQMKTKESSPRRGSRSSSFSRYDDYERGDGRRRRSRSRSYERRRSRSPSCDRRPRRSESPRDSRSYGRHRRSRSHENDRYRGPPREHHRMHHAPPSRNRSASRSPSPPRSRPKDAKSQSKSPSPVKDFHPSSGSQKQACRRSYSRSVSRSRSRS from the exons ATGGCTAGGTACATGAGGCCCCCTAACCCATCACTCTTCATTAGAAACATCTCCGACGAATCCAG GCCAGAGGAACTACGCCGCGAATTTGGTCGTTATGGGCCTATTGTAGATGTCTACATTCCACTTGACTTCTCTACACGGCGACCAAGAGGATTTGCTTACATTCA ATTCGAGGACGTGCGAGATGCAGAGGATGCCCTCCACAATCTGGACCACAAGTGGGTGTGTGGTCGACAGATCGAGATCCAGTTTGCACAGGGTGACCGAAAAA CCCCCAACCAGATGAAGACTAAGGAGAGCTCTCCCCGCAGAGGGTCCCGCAGCAGCTCCTTCTCCCGCTACGATGACTACGAACGCGGCGATGGCAGACGCAGACGCTCTCGCAGTCGCAGCTACGAAAGGCGCCGGTCGCGTAGCCCTTCCTGCGACCGCCGTCCTCGGAGGTCAGAGAGCCCTAGAGA CTCTCGATCATATGGCAGGCACAGGCGAAGCAGAAGCCATGAAAATGAcag GTACAGAGGCCCTCCACGTGAACACCACAGGATGCACCACGCACCCCCGTCTCGTAACCGCTCTGcatcccgctccccctctcctcccagatCCAGGCCCAAAGACGCAAAGTCTCAGTCCAAATCCCCCAGCCCCGTTAAGGACTTCCACCCCTCTTCTGGCTCCCAGAAACAGGCCTGTCGACGCTCCTACTCCAGATCTGTGTCCCGATCTCGCTCCAGATCCTAG